The genomic interval GATGGTGATTTTTTTCAAGAAGAAGCAGGAAGTTCTGACCTTGAAGATGAGGATTTTTCTGATAACATCGGCTTTGAAAACGATGATATTGCTGAAAATGACTCATCCATAATCATCGGTGATGGTGAATAAACGGATCAATAATTGTCTAAGTTTTCACTTCTCGGTTTTGTGTGTGTATTATTGCTTTACGCATCACTTTTGGCTTTTGCTATAATAACATACTCCTTTTTCTTCATATAGATTTCTTTGTTTTTTAGCCTAGTTTCTTTTAGAGGCTAGGCTTTTTATGCGTAGCTTGATTTATACGCATAAAAAATATGCAATATTGTTTGTTTTTTTGTCTCAAAAACTGATGCATGCACATGAAAGTATATTTTTTACTTACGGGTTTGCACAAGGATTCAAAAAATACTATCATAGGAGTGTATATGTAAAGTAACGATTAATATGAATTTTACAAAACTGTCTTAGGAAATTCCTTTAGAGAATTATTAAGGGTTTTAGTACTATAATCACAAGGTAACAATGGTTAAAAATCCGGATTTTAAGAGTGGAATGTATCTAAAGTCTTTACATATCTTGGCGTTGTTGGCGCTGTTGTGTACCGTTGTGGTGGCTCGTCCTATTCCTGCATCCTTTGTTGTTGATATTAATACCGGTCGTGTGTATCACGCACAAAACGCTGATTCCTATGTTCACCCTGCATCACTCACAAAAATGATGACGCTATATATGCTTTTTGAGGCTTTAGATAAGGGGGAAATAAGGATGGATTCATCCATCCGCTTTTCGCGCAATGCGGCGCGTAAGCCACGCTCTAATCTAGGGGTGCGTGCGGGGCAAACGCTGACAGTTAAGCAGGCATTAACCGCAATGGTGGTCAAATCTTGCAATGATGTAGCATGTGCAGTGGCCGAGCGCCTTGCGGGAAATGAAGAACGCTTTGCCCGCATCATGACGCGTAAAGCACGCTCGTTGGGAATGACGCGCACCCAATTCAAAAATGCATCGGGCCTTCATCATCGTTATCAGCAAACAACAGCGCGTGATATGTCAAAACTTGCCGGTGCATTGATGAAAAATTTTCCACGCTATTTTGAGTACTTTAAAGTCAGAACTTTTAGGCATCACGGGCGTAACTATGGAACAACGAATAAACTTTTGGGAAATGTACAGGGCGTTGATGGTATCAAAACAGGATATATTGCAGCTGCAGGCTTCAACCTTACGACGTCGGCTAAGTATAAGGGGCGGCGTTTAGTCGCTGTTGTTATGGGGGGGTCAACGGGCCGTGCCCGTGATATGAAAATGCGTAGTTTGCTTCAGCGTACATTTAGGCGTGTGGATCAGGAATCACAAGGAACTCTCAGCTTTATTCGTGCGGATGGTCGACAGGCTCATATTGAGCAAGCTTTTCCTCGTCTAAAGCCAACGACAAAACTTCAATTGGCTCTAAAGCCAGTGTCCCGAAAACCCCCTGTTCCTATACGGTTGGCAAAGAAAAGAATAAAATCTGCATCCAATTGGCAAGTGCGCATGGGATCTTTAGCCAATAAATCTCAATCTCTCCAGTTGGCCAAAAAGATGCGTGTGGCTCTTACGAAAGCACTTGGTTTTCAACCAAAAGTGCATGTTGGACGAAAAACAAAGGGCAAATCTCAACCACAACTTTTTGCGTTAACAGAACATCAGGCACGATCAGCCTGTCGCGCCCTTCATAGCCGCAACGTACCTTGTGTCGCCCAAAGTGGCTGAGAATGGCATCACACAAATAGTAAACGTATGTGTAACGGGAACTTTAAAACTTTTCTTGCAAATATCGTAGTATCCCCCTAAGAGACCGAAGATTACGGGTTGATGAGAGACTAGAATCATTGTCCCGCTGACCATTTTTTATGGGAGTATAGAATTAATTGTTATTCTGTCCTCGATAATTAGATTACCAGGCCCTAAATCCATTTTTTGAATCGCCTTTCTGGGTCTTTGTGTGGATAGATAAATTTACGTAACAAATCGGTTGCTATGTTTCCAAACGTTTGCAATCCTATTAGGAGGAAGCGTTTGATTAGCAAAAATTTTAGCAGAGTTGATAGGGAAGCATGGTATCCTTGGGTGGGGGAGATTGTTACACCCTCTCCCATAATCCAAATAAATGATAGGATCCGTGGATAATATTTAACGCCTAATCCATAGGGGTGTTACTAATTTTCCATTTTTACACACGCTTAATTTACCTCCCCACTTATCAACTCAGATAGCAAATACAGGCCTTTTTCCTGTGGCATTCCGTTCCCACATCTTTATGAGTGTTGTGACAAGAGTGTTCACCTTTTTCTTTTGTTCCTTAAGAATATCTCTAGCTTTTTGTGTTATATGCAGGACAATAAATCTACCAAGTGCTTAAACGTATAGTATTTTTATGTGTGTATAGACACTTTCTCATTCTTTTGTGTAAGGGTTGCCGGGAATAGGTAAAAAATCCTCTAGCCTATAGACTTTTATAAGTTTTTGAATTCTTTATTTTTTCGTACCTTCTTGCTTTGTTTAAGAGATTTTCTAAGCGATGCCATCGTTGCTATTGTTTGAGCTGTAATCCTCCTCGTGAAAAGTTTATTCGGTTGTGCAGTTTCGTGAGGATGGTCTTTTTAAAAGATTTTTGAAGTAGTGTAGTTTAGCCCCTAGCTGGTAGGTAGGAACAACTGAACTTTCTTTTTTTTCAGGATCAGGTGGGCTTTTTTTAGATAATTGCGTGATTCACACAAAAAATAAGAATGTATCGTTCTTGATACACGATCAATCAGTTGCTTCTGACCTTCGCATAGAGATCGTAGCTATCCCATGAATGAATTCGGTGTATCTCGGGCACATTACTAGGGGATCACAGAACCCTTTTGAATTATATGGGCATAAGTAGATACTCCACGTATGCACATGCTAGTTGTCGAAATCATGAAGCCTTCGTTTGTAGGGGTGTTAAAGTCAGCATCAGATGTCGTATCTGCCCATAAAAAAATCCCCCACCAAATTAAGGAAGGGGATATCATATTCGCTAATTATGAGGCAATAGGTTCAGTGACAGAATCCTTATTCTTTATTCTTCCTCTGAACTATCTTCTATGTCATCAATACTATTGCTTGCTTCCCACTTAGCTGCTTCAGCAGCGGCTTGTGCATCTTTTTCAGCTTTCTTTTCTTCAGCCGATTTTGATGGCTCGCGCAGTTGCTTCGTAGCTTCATCAAGTGTTGCAGCAACACTAATGGGGAGTGTAAAATCAACCTCAGGGTGCAAAACAATTTGCACAGACGATACACTGACTTGTTTAATGGGAGCCGTAAGATGAATCTGACGACGTTCAAGTTTAAAACCTTGTGTCTCAAGAAAATCAACAACGTCACGGTCTGTAACAGAGCCGTATAGTTGCCCAAGTTCACTGGCGTTTCGTTCAAGAATAATTGTAACGGACTTCATCTTTGCAGCAAATTTCTCTGCTTCTTGACGCCGTTCAATGTTTTTTGCTTCAAGCGCAGATTTGCGTGATTCAAACACCTTCATGTTTGCATCAGACGCGCGTAAAGCCTTTCCCTGCGGAAGAAGGTAATTACGGCCATAGCCACTCTTCACTGTGACGATGTCGCCCATGAAGCCTAGATTGCGGACTCGTTCGAGGAGGATCAGTTGCATGGTTGTGTACTCCTATTTTACAACGTAGGGAAGCAAAGCTAGAAAACGCGCACGCTTAATAGCTTTAGAAAGATTGCGTTGAGCAGCGGCTGAGATACCGGTAATGCGCCGTGGCATAATACGGCCACGTTCTGTTACATACCGCTGCAGCATGCGCACATCCTTGTAGTCGATAGCAATGGCATCTTTACCTGAAAAAGGGCATGAACGACGGCGCTTAAAAAAGGGCTTTCTATTACCGCCCTGTGCTGACGAACGATCATCGGAACGCCCTGGCGTATAGGATGATGTGCGGCTTCCTGATTGATTTGATGGGTATGCCATAGTGTTTATCCTTCCTGTGCAGTTTGGCGCGACTCATGGGAGCTGCGTGAGTGGTGATGGGTGCGATCATCTCCTGTGCGGGGGGAACCATGGTTGTTGTCACCTTCAGAAGACAAACGAGCTTGCTTGAGAAGGGGGGATGATCCTTCCGGAACACTTTCAAGCTCAAGTGTGATAAAGCGCAAAATTTCTTCACGCAGTTTCATTGTGCGTTCAAGTTCCGTAACAAACGTACCCGGTGCCTGAATGTACATAATGACATAGTGGCCTTTACGGTTTTTTTGGATAGGATATGCCAAAGGCCGTAAACCACTAAATTCAGTTTTTAACACATTGCCTTTAAAATCGGCAACAATTTTTGAGAATTTCTCAACAAGCTCTTCGACTTGTTTGGAAGAAAGGTCTTGGCGCGCGATAAACACGCTTTCATAAAGATTCATTTATAACTCCTTACGGTTAATGAACGTTATCGTTACAAGCCCATGCGCGTTGAATGAGCAAGGAGGGGAATTTTCCATATTCACTAGAAAATATGAATAGGGGTATACCATTGATTCAGAAAAACACAAGTACTTTCCTTGATTCATTCGCTAAAAAGCCTTATTTTCTTAGTTTTATGTCGAATCTTTGTTCGAGAGGCGGTATAATCAAAATCCAACAAAGGTAATGCCGTGAAAATACATGTCCCCGTCAGTCAAAAAGAGCTTACCCAATGT from Alphaproteobacteria bacterium carries:
- a CDS encoding serine hydrolase, which produces MVKNPDFKSGMYLKSLHILALLALLCTVVVARPIPASFVVDINTGRVYHAQNADSYVHPASLTKMMTLYMLFEALDKGEIRMDSSIRFSRNAARKPRSNLGVRAGQTLTVKQALTAMVVKSCNDVACAVAERLAGNEERFARIMTRKARSLGMTRTQFKNASGLHHRYQQTTARDMSKLAGALMKNFPRYFEYFKVRTFRHHGRNYGTTNKLLGNVQGVDGIKTGYIAAAGFNLTTSAKYKGRRLVAVVMGGSTGRARDMKMRSLLQRTFRRVDQESQGTLSFIRADGRQAHIEQAFPRLKPTTKLQLALKPVSRKPPVPIRLAKKRIKSASNWQVRMGSLANKSQSLQLAKKMRVALTKALGFQPKVHVGRKTKGKSQPQLFALTEHQARSACRALHSRNVPCVAQSG
- the rplI gene encoding 50S ribosomal protein L9, yielding MQLILLERVRNLGFMGDIVTVKSGYGRNYLLPQGKALRASDANMKVFESRKSALEAKNIERRQEAEKFAAKMKSVTIILERNASELGQLYGSVTDRDVVDFLETQGFKLERRQIHLTAPIKQVSVSSVQIVLHPEVDFTLPISVAATLDEATKQLREPSKSAEEKKAEKDAQAAAEAAKWEASNSIDDIEDSSEEE
- a CDS encoding 30S ribosomal protein S18 → MAYPSNQSGSRTSSYTPGRSDDRSSAQGGNRKPFFKRRRSCPFSGKDAIAIDYKDVRMLQRYVTERGRIMPRRITGISAAAQRNLSKAIKRARFLALLPYVVK
- the rpsF gene encoding 30S ribosomal protein S6, which gives rise to MNLYESVFIARQDLSSKQVEELVEKFSKIVADFKGNVLKTEFSGLRPLAYPIQKNRKGHYVIMYIQAPGTFVTELERTMKLREEILRFITLELESVPEGSSPLLKQARLSSEGDNNHGSPRTGDDRTHHHSRSSHESRQTAQEG